Proteins from a genomic interval of Medicago truncatula cultivar Jemalong A17 chromosome 3, MtrunA17r5.0-ANR, whole genome shotgun sequence:
- the LOC25481052 gene encoding putative disease resistance protein At3g14460, whose product MAELVAGAFLQSSFQVIIEKLASVGIRDYFSSNNVDELVKELNIALDSINQVLDEAEIKQYQNKYVKKWLDELKHVVYEADQLLDEISTDAMINKLNAESEPLTTNLLGLVSALTTNPFECRLNEQLDKLELLAKQKKDLRLGEGPSASNEGLVSWKPSKRLSSTALVDESSIYGRDVDKEKLIKFLLEGNDSGNQVPIISIVGLGGMGKTTLAKLVYNDNKIKKHFELKAWVYVSESFDVFGLTKAILKSFNPSADGEDLNQLQHQLQHMLMGKKYLLVLDDIWNGSVEYWEQLLLPFNHGSSGSKIIVTTREKEVACHVLKSTELFDLQQLEKSNCWRLFVTHAFQGKSVCEYPNLETIGKKIVDKCGGLPLAIKSLAQLLRRKFSEHEWIKILETDMWRLSDGDHTINSVLRLSYHNLPSDLRRCFSYCSIFPKGYRFEKEVLIKLWMGEGLLKCCGSDKSEEEFGNEIFGDLESISFFQQSFDPYEHYVMHDLVNDLTKSVSGEFCLQIEGARVEGINERTRHIQFSFPSHCDDDFLLKNPNGVDNLLEPICELKGLRSLMILQGMRASMDITNNVQHGLFSRLKCLRMLTFRGCYLSELVDEISNLKLLRYLDLSYTKIRSLPDTICMLYNLQTLLLKGCRQLTELPSNFSKLINLRHLELPCIKKMPKNMGKLNNLQTLSYFIVEAHNESDLKDLAKLNHLHGTIHIKGLGNVSDPADAATSNLKDKKYLEEFQMEFNGGREEMDERSVLVLEALQPNSNLKKLNITCYKGSSFPNWLRGSHLPNLVSLQLKGCGLCSCLPALGQLPSLKKLSIYDCEGIKIIDEEFYGNNSTIVPFKSLEYLRFVDMVNWEEWICVRFPLLKELYIENCPKLKSTLPQHLPSLQKLIIYGCKELEEWLCLEGFLSLKELSIWYCSKFKRVLPQHLPSLLNLRINYCNELEEWLCLGEFPLLNEFSISNCPELKRALPQHLPSLQKLFINDCNKLEASIPKCDNMIELDIQSCDRILVNELPTSLKSLLLWQNRYTEFSVDQNLINFPFLESLQLDFTGFVECPSLDLRCYNSLWRLSIQGWHSSSLPLELHLFTNLNYLYLYDCPELESFPMGGLPSNLGSLQIYNCPKLIGSREEWGLFQLNSLKSFFVTDEFENVESFPEENLLPPTLETLVLNKCSKLRKMNNKGFLHLKSLNWLSILDCPSLESLPEKEALPNSLSELNIRNCGIIKEKYEKEGGELWHTISHIPNVCIDNIKQE is encoded by the coding sequence ATGGCAGAGTTGGTAGCCGGGGCATTTCTTCAGTCTTCCTTTCAAGTGATTATTGAGAAGTTGGCTTCCGTTGGTATCAGAGACTACTTTAGTAGTAACAATGTTGATGAACTTGTGAAAGAACTTAATATTGCACTTGATTCTATCAACCAAGTACTAGACGAAGCAGAGATAAAGCAGTACCAAAACAAATATGTGAAGAAGTGGCTTGATGAACTTAAACATGTTGTTTATGAGGCAGACCAACTATTAGATGAGATTTCTACTGATGCAATGATAAATAAGCTAAATGCTGAATCTGAACCACTTACCACCAATTTATTGGGTTTGGTTTCAGCTTTAACTACAAATCCATTTGAATGTAGGCTCAATGAACAACTGGATAAACTAGAACTTCTTGCAAAGCAAAAGAAAGATTTGAGATTGGGAGAAGGTCCTAGTGCTAGTAATGAAGGCTTAGTCAGTTGGAAACCTTCAAAAAGGTTGTCATCTACAGCTCTCGTGGATGAGTCAAGCATATATGGTAGGGATGTTGATAAGGAAAAACTAATCAAGTTTTTACTTGAAGGCAATGACAGTGGCAACCAGGTTCCTATAATCAGCATAGTGGGTTTAGGAGGGATGGGGAAAACCACCCTTGCTAAGCTTGTGTACAATGACAACAAGATAAAGAAGCATTTTGAACTTAAAGCATGGGTCTATGTTTCAGAATCTTTCGATGTTTTTGGACTCACCAAAGCAATTCTCAAGTCATTTAATCCTTCAGCAGATGGTGAAGACTTGAATCAACTCCAGCATCAACTCCAACACATGTTAATGGGAAAGAAATACTTGCTTGTTTTAGATGATATATGGAATGGGAGTGTAGAATATTGGGAGCAGCTACTACTTCCGTTTAACCATGGATCTTCTGGAAGTAAGATTATCGTGACAACACGTGAAAAGGAGGTAGCATGTCATGTTCTAAAATCAACCgaattatttgatttacaaCAATTGGAAAAAAGCAATTGTTGGAGATTATTTGTGACACATGCTTTTCAAGGAAAAAGTGTGTGTGAATATCCAAATCTTGAAACAATTGGGAAGAAAATAGTGGACAAGTGTGGAGGGTTGCCTTTAGCTATAAAATCATTGGCACAACTTCTGCGTAGAAAATTTTCTGAACATGAATGGATTAAGATATTGGAGACCGACATGTGGCGTTTATCAGACGGGGATCACACCATTAACTCAGTACTGAGATTGAGTTACCATAATCTCCCTTCTGATCTAAGGCGTTGCTTTTCCTATTGTTCCATTTTTCCCAAGGGCTATAGATTTGAAAAAGAAGTATTGATCAAGCTTTGGATGGGAGAAGGTTTGCTGAAGTGTTGCGGATCAGACAAAAGTGAAGAAGAGTTTGGCAATGAAATTTTCGGTGATCTTGAGTCAATTTCATTTTTCCAACAATCATTTGATCCATATGAGCACTATGTCATGCATGATCTTGTCAATGATTTAACAAAATCAGTGTCAGGAGAATTTTGTTTGCAAATAGAGGGTGCTAGGGTGGAAGGTATCAATGAAAGGACACGTCATATTCAGTTCTCTTTTCCATCACATTGTGATGAtgattttcttttgaagaaTCCAAATGGTGTTGATAACTTACTAGAGCCAATTTGTGAGCTTAAGGGACTACGAAGTCTGATGATACTACAAGGCATGCGAGCTTCAATGGATATAACCAACAATGTGCAACATGGTCTATTTTCAAGACTAAAATGTCTGCGGATGCTAACATTTAGAGGTTGCTATCTCTCAGAGCTTGTGGATGAGATAagcaatttaaaacttttgcGTTATCTAGACCTTTCATACACTAAGATTAGAAGCTTACCTGATACCATTTGTATGTTGTATAATTTACAAACACTCTTGTTAAAAGGTTGTCGTCAATTGACTGAGCTCCcttcaaatttttccaaactcaTCAATTTACGTCATCTTGAGCTCCCTTGTATAAAGAAAATGCCAAAGAATATGGGAAAGCTAAATAATCTTCAGACCTTGTCATATTTTATTGTGGAAGCCCATAATGAATCTGATCTCAAAGATTTGGCAAAACTCAACCATCTTCATGGAACAATTCATATTAAAGGGTTGGGTAATGTCAGTGATCCTGCAGATGCTGCCACATCAAATTTGAAAGATAAGAAGTATTTAGAAGAATTTCAAATGGAGTTCAATGGCGGAAGAGAAGAAATGGATGAAAGAAGTGTGTTAGTCTTGGAGGCTTTACAACCAAATAGCAACTTGAAGAAGCTCAACATCACATGCTACAAAGGTAGTAGCTTTCCAAATTGGCTAAGGGGTAGTCATTTACCGAACTTAGTATCTCTTCAACTGAAGGGTTGTGGGTTATGTTCCTGTTTGCCAGCACTTGGACAACTCCCTTCTCTCAAGAAACTTTCCATTTATGACTGTGAAGGAATAAAGATCATTGATGAAGAGTTTTATGgcaataattcaacaattgTTCCATTCAAGTCCCTTGAATATTTGAGATTTGTGGATATGGTCAACTGGGAGGAATGGATATGTGTAAGGTTTCCTCTGCTTAAAGAGCTTTATATAGAAAATTGTCCTAAATTGAAAAGCACCCTGCCTCAACATCTTCCTTCTttacaaaaattgattatttatggTTGCAAAGAGTTGGAGGAATGGTTATGTCTTGAAGGGTTTCTTTCTCTTAAAGAGCTTTCTATATGGTATTGTTCTAAATTCAAAAGGGTATTGCCTCAACATCTTCCTTCTTTACTAAATTTGCGGATCAATTATTGCAACGAGTTGGAGGAATGGTTATGCCTTGGAGAGTTTCCTTTGCTTAACGAGTTTTCTATATCCAATTGTCCCGAATTGAAAAGGGCTCTGCCACAACACCTTCCTTCTTTACAAAAATTGTTCATTAATGATTGCAACAAGTTGGAAGCATCAATTCCCAAGTGTGATAATATGATAGAGTTAGATATACAAAGTTGTGATAGAATTTTGGTAAATGAATTGCCGACCAGCTTGAAAAGTTTACTCCTTTGGCAAAATCGGTACACTGAGTTCTCTGtggaccaaaatttaatcaattttccctttcttgaATCGTTGCAATTGGATTTTACTGGCTTTGTGGAATGTCCCTCTTTGGATCTACGTTGCTATAATTCTCTTTGGAGACTATCAATACAAGGATGGCATTCCTCCTCCTTGCCTTTGGAACTACACTTGTTCACCAATCTTAATTATCTGTATCTGTACGATTGTCCAGAGCTGGAATCGTTTCCAATGGGTGGTTTGCCTTCCAACTTGGGGAGTCTTCAAATATACAATTGCCCAAAACTGATTGGTTCGAGAGAGGAGTGGGGTTTGTTCCAACTCAATTCCTTGAAATCTTTCTTTGTTACGGATGAGTTTGAAAACGTGGAGTCGTTCCCAGAGGAGAATCTGCTGCCACCAACGCTAGAGACTCTTGTGTTGAATAAATGTTCAAAGCTAAGAAAAATGAACAACAAGGGTTTTCTCCACCTCAAATCTCTTAATTGGCTATCTATTTTAGACTGTCCTAGTCTTGAGAGCTTGCCAGAGAAGGAGGCTCTACCCAACTCCCTTTCTGAATTGAACATTAGAAATTGTGGAATAATAAAGGAGAAGTATGAAAAGGAGGGAGGAGAGCTTTGGCATACAATTAGTCACATCCCGAATGTGTGCATTGACAACATTAAGCAGGAATGA
- the LOC120579769 gene encoding dirigent protein 11, with protein sequence MALSRSFFFLLSLTLISTQITTTNGVLSQQSNIILPSEQPRTEKLTHIHFFYHDIRDNKNPTIVQIIDTPKNVPNGFGSTFMMDDAMTEGPELSSNHIGRAQGLFGLSSLQDLGMFMLTNFVFKEGEYGGSSLSMLGRNPISEQNREMPIVGGTGFFRFARGFAIANSVDSISTPEHFVVEYNITVSHP encoded by the coding sequence ATGGCTCTTTCACGtagtttcttttttctcttatcTCTTACACTCATTTCCACTCAAATAACAACCACAAATGGAGTTTTGTCACAACAATCCAACATCATATTACCCTCAGAACAACCAAGAACAGAAAAACTAACACATATCCATTTCTTCTACCATGACATTAGAGACAACAAAAATCCCACCATAGTACAAATCATTGACACACCAAAAAATGTACCTAATGGATTTGGTTCAACTTTTATGATGGATGATGCAATGACTGAAGGGCCAGAGTTAAGTTCAAACCATATTGGAAGAGCTCAAGGGTTGTTTGGTCTTTCTTCACTTCAAGATCTTGGAATGTTTATGttgacaaattttgtttttaaggaaGGGGAATATGGTGGAAGTAGTCTTAGTATGTTGGGAAGGAATCCTATTTCTGAACAAAATAGAGAAATGCCTATTGTTGGTGGAACTGGTTTTTTTAGATTTGCTAGAGGGTTTGCTATTGCAAATAGTGTTGATTCCATTTCTACCCCTGaacattttgttgttgagtATAATATTACTGTTTCTCATCCCTAA